A region from the Pseudomonas promysalinigenes genome encodes:
- a CDS encoding amino acid ABC transporter ATP-binding protein: MSEAIKQPAGPEGIIQMQGVNKWYGQFHVLKDINLNVRQGERIVLCGPSGSGKSTTIRCLNRLEEHQQGRIVVDGVELTNDLKQIEAIRREVGMVFQHFNLFPHLTILENCTLAPMWVRKMPRRKAEEIAMHYLERVRIPEQAHKFPGQLSGGQQQRVAIARALCMKPKIMLFDEPTSALDPEMVKEVLDTMVGLAEDGMTMLCVTHEMGFARTVANRVIFMDKGEIVEQAAPDDFFDRPRSDRTKLFLSQILH, from the coding sequence ATGAGTGAAGCGATCAAGCAGCCTGCCGGCCCCGAAGGCATCATCCAGATGCAGGGCGTGAACAAGTGGTATGGCCAGTTCCATGTGCTCAAGGACATCAACCTGAACGTGCGTCAGGGCGAACGTATCGTGCTGTGCGGCCCGTCGGGGTCAGGCAAGTCGACCACCATCCGCTGCCTCAACCGCCTGGAAGAACATCAGCAAGGGCGCATTGTGGTCGATGGGGTGGAGCTGACCAACGATCTCAAGCAGATCGAGGCCATCCGCCGCGAGGTGGGCATGGTGTTCCAGCACTTCAATCTGTTTCCGCACCTCACCATTCTGGAAAACTGCACCTTGGCTCCGATGTGGGTGCGCAAGATGCCGCGCCGCAAGGCCGAGGAAATTGCCATGCACTACTTGGAACGGGTGCGTATTCCAGAACAGGCGCACAAGTTCCCAGGGCAGTTGTCCGGTGGTCAGCAGCAGCGTGTGGCGATCGCTCGGGCGCTGTGCATGAAGCCGAAGATCATGCTGTTCGACGAACCCACCTCGGCGCTGGACCCAGAGATGGTCAAGGAAGTGCTCGACACCATGGTTGGCCTGGCTGAAGACGGCATGACCATGCTCTGCGTCACCCACGAAATGGGCTTTGCCCGCACCGTGGCGAACCGAGTGATCTTCATGGACAAAGGTGAAATCGTCGAGCAGGCGGCGCCGGATGACTTCTTCGACCGGCCGCGCAGTGACCGCACCAAGTTGTTCCTGAGCCAGATTCTGCACTGA
- the algW gene encoding Do family serine endopeptidase AlgW: MFKALRYFGWPLLTGILIAVLIIQRYPEWVGLPSQDVNLQQAPQTTQVMQGPVSYADAVTLAAPAVANLYTTKVVNKSAHPLFEDPQFRRFFGDNLPKQRRWESSLGSAVIMSPEGYLLTNNHVTSGADQIVVALKDGRETLARVIGSDPETDLAVLKIDLKNLPAMTIGRSDNIHIGDVVLAIGNPFGVGQTVTMGIISATGRNQLGLNNYEDFIQTDAAINPGNSGGALVDANGNLVGINTAIFSKSGGSQGIGFAIPVKLALEVMKSIVEHGQVIRGWLGIEVQPLSQELAESFGMQGRPGIVVAGIFRDGPAQKAGLQLGDVILSINGEPAGDGRKSMNQVARIKPGDKISIEVMRNGQQLKLIAEVGLRPPPAPAATKEEK; the protein is encoded by the coding sequence ATGTTCAAGGCTTTGCGTTACTTCGGCTGGCCCCTGCTCACCGGTATTCTAATCGCCGTGCTGATCATTCAGCGCTACCCGGAATGGGTCGGCCTGCCCAGCCAGGACGTCAACCTCCAGCAAGCACCGCAAACCACACAGGTGATGCAGGGCCCGGTGTCCTATGCCGACGCCGTAACCCTCGCTGCACCCGCCGTGGCGAATCTGTACACCACGAAGGTTGTGAACAAGAGCGCCCACCCGCTGTTCGAGGACCCACAGTTTCGCCGCTTCTTCGGCGACAACCTGCCCAAGCAGCGGCGTTGGGAGTCGAGCCTGGGCTCGGCGGTGATCATGAGCCCGGAAGGCTATCTGCTGACCAACAACCACGTCACCAGTGGCGCCGACCAGATCGTCGTCGCCCTCAAGGACGGCCGCGAAACCCTTGCCAGGGTGATCGGCAGCGACCCGGAAACCGATCTGGCAGTACTGAAGATCGACCTCAAGAACCTGCCTGCCATGACCATCGGCCGCTCCGACAATATCCACATCGGTGATGTGGTGCTGGCCATCGGCAACCCATTCGGCGTTGGCCAAACGGTGACCATGGGCATCATCAGCGCCACCGGGCGTAATCAGTTGGGGCTCAACAACTACGAGGACTTCATCCAGACCGACGCTGCGATCAACCCAGGCAACTCTGGGGGCGCGCTAGTCGATGCCAATGGCAACCTGGTCGGCATCAACACCGCCATTTTTTCCAAGTCTGGCGGCTCCCAGGGCATCGGTTTCGCCATCCCTGTAAAGTTGGCGCTGGAAGTGATGAAGTCGATCGTCGAGCACGGCCAAGTGATCCGTGGCTGGCTGGGCATCGAAGTGCAGCCGTTGAGCCAGGAGCTTGCCGAATCGTTCGGCATGCAAGGCCGGCCAGGCATTGTGGTGGCGGGTATTTTCCGCGACGGTCCAGCTCAGAAAGCCGGTTTGCAATTGGGTGACGTGATCCTGAGCATCAACGGCGAACCGGCGGGTGACGGACGCAAGTCGATGAACCAAGTTGCGCGGATCAAGCCAGGCGACAAGATCAGCATCGAAGTCATGCGCAATGGCCAGCAATTGAAGCTGATCGCCGAGGTCGGGCTACGCCCGCCACCTGCGCCGGCGGCAACCAAAGAAGAGAAGTAA
- a CDS encoding Nif3-like dinuclear metal center hexameric protein, whose translation MAVALNTLVEEAERYLGSAKIQDYCPNGLQVEGRPQVSRIVSGVTASQALLDAAVQAEADLVLVHHGYFWKGENPCVTGIRQRRLKTLLNNDISLLAFHLPLDVHAEVGNNVQLARQLDITVEGPLDPENPKVVGLVGSLAEPLTARDFARRVQDVLGREPLLVEGDQMIRRVGWCTGGGQGYIDTAIAAGVDLYLTGEASEQTYHSARENGVSFIAAGHHATERYGVQALGEYLARRFALEHLFIDCPNPI comes from the coding sequence ATGGCCGTTGCACTCAACACGCTGGTCGAGGAAGCCGAGCGCTACCTGGGCAGCGCGAAGATCCAGGACTACTGCCCCAATGGCCTGCAGGTCGAAGGCAGGCCGCAGGTCAGCCGCATCGTCAGTGGTGTCACCGCCAGCCAGGCATTGCTCGATGCTGCGGTGCAGGCCGAGGCTGACCTGGTGCTGGTACACCATGGTTACTTCTGGAAGGGGGAGAACCCCTGCGTAACCGGGATCCGTCAGCGTCGCTTGAAGACACTGCTGAACAACGACATCAGCCTGCTGGCGTTTCATCTGCCCCTTGATGTGCATGCAGAGGTTGGCAACAACGTGCAGCTGGCGCGGCAACTGGACATTACCGTCGAAGGCCCACTGGACCCAGAGAACCCCAAGGTCGTTGGGCTGGTCGGGTCGCTGGCCGAGCCGCTCACCGCACGCGATTTTGCCCGCCGAGTCCAGGACGTTCTGGGGCGTGAGCCATTGCTGGTGGAAGGTGATCAAATGATCCGTCGGGTGGGCTGGTGTACAGGTGGTGGGCAGGGCTACATCGATACGGCCATTGCCGCTGGGGTAGACCTGTACCTCACCGGCGAGGCGTCGGAGCAGACCTACCACAGCGCCCGTGAGAACGGCGTCAGCTTCATCGCCGCCGGGCACCATGCTACCGAGCGATACGGGGTGCAGGCGCTGGGCGAATACCTGGCGCGGCGCTTTGCCCTGGAGCACCTGTTCATCGATTGCCCGAATCCAATCTGA
- the cysD gene encoding sulfate adenylyltransferase subunit CysD, whose amino-acid sequence MVDKLTHLKQLEAESIHIIREVAAEFDNPVMLYSIGKDSAVMLHLARKAFFPGKLPFPVMHVDTQWKFQEMYRFRDKMVEEMGLELITHVNPEGVAQGINPFTHGSSKHTDIMKTQGLKQALDKHGFDAAFGGARRDEEKSRAKERVYSFRDSKHRWDPKNQRPELWNVYNGKVNKGESIRVFPLSNWTELDIWQYIYLEGIPIVPLYFAAEREVIEKNGTLIMIDDDRILEHLSEEEKARIVKKKVRFRTLGCYPLTGAVESEAETLTDIIQEMLLTRTSERQGRVIDHDGAGSMEDKKRQGYF is encoded by the coding sequence ATGGTCGACAAACTGACGCACTTGAAACAGCTGGAGGCGGAAAGCATCCATATCATCCGCGAGGTGGCCGCCGAGTTCGACAACCCGGTGATGCTGTACTCGATCGGCAAGGATTCCGCCGTGATGCTGCACCTGGCGCGCAAGGCCTTTTTCCCAGGCAAGCTGCCGTTCCCGGTGATGCACGTCGACACCCAGTGGAAATTCCAGGAAATGTACCGCTTCCGCGACAAGATGGTCGAGGAGATGGGCCTGGAGCTGATCACTCACGTCAACCCTGAGGGGGTGGCGCAGGGCATCAACCCATTCACTCATGGCAGCTCCAAGCACACCGATATCATGAAAACCCAAGGCCTGAAGCAGGCACTGGACAAGCATGGTTTCGATGCTGCCTTTGGTGGCGCGCGCCGCGACGAAGAGAAATCGCGGGCCAAGGAGCGCGTCTACTCGTTCCGTGACAGCAAGCACCGCTGGGACCCGAAGAACCAGCGCCCTGAGTTGTGGAACGTGTACAACGGCAAGGTCAACAAGGGCGAGTCGATCCGCGTCTTCCCTCTGTCGAACTGGACCGAGCTGGATATCTGGCAGTACATCTACCTTGAAGGCATCCCGATCGTACCGCTGTACTTCGCCGCTGAGCGTGAAGTCATCGAGAAGAACGGCACCCTGATCATGATCGACGACGATCGTATCCTCGAGCATCTTTCCGAGGAAGAAAAGGCGCGTATCGTCAAGAAGAAGGTCCGTTTCCGTACCCTCGGCTGCTACCCGTTGACGGGCGCTGTCGAGTCCGAAGCCGAAACGCTCACCGACATCATTCAGGAAATGCTCCTGACGCGCACGTCCGAGCGCCAGGGCCGGGTCATCGATCACGATGGCGCAGGCTCCATGGAAGACAAGAAACGTCAGGGCTACTTCTAA
- the cysN gene encoding sulfate adenylyltransferase subunit CysN: MSHQSDLISEDILAYLAQHERKELLRFLTCGNVDDGKSTLIGRLLHDSKMIYEDHLEAITRDSKKVGTTGEEVDLALLVDGLQAEREQGITIDVAYRYFSTAKRKFIIADTPGHEQYTRNMATGASTCDLAIILVDARYGVQTQTRRHSYIASLLGIKHIVVAVNKMDLKGFDEEVFESIKADYLKFADAINLTPSSLHFVPMSALKGDNVVNHSDRSPWYAGPTLMEILETVEVSADRNFTDLRFPVQYVNRPNLNFRGFAGTLASGVVHKGDEIVVLPSGKSSRVKSIVTYEGELQSAGPGQAVTLTMEDEIDISRGDLLVHADNVPPVTDQFDAMLVWMAEEPMLPGKKYDIKRATSYVPGSIASITHKVDVNTLEQGAASALQLNEIGRVKVALDASIALDGYDSNRTTGAFIVIDRLTNGTVGAGMIIAPPVLPHGSTGQHGKQAHVSTEERALRFGQQPATVLFSGLSGAGKSTLAYAVERKLFDMGRAVYVLDGQNLRHDLNKGLPQDRAGRTENWRRAAHVARQFNEAGLLTLAAFVAPDAEGREQAKALIGKDRLVTVYVQASPLVCRERDPQGLYAAGGDNIPGESFPFDVPLDADLVIDTQSVSVEDGVKLVLDVLRQRGAI; the protein is encoded by the coding sequence ATGTCGCACCAATCCGATTTGATCAGCGAAGACATCCTCGCTTATCTGGCTCAGCACGAGCGTAAAGAACTGCTGCGTTTCCTCACCTGCGGCAACGTGGATGACGGCAAGAGCACCCTGATCGGGCGCCTGCTGCACGACTCGAAGATGATCTACGAGGACCACCTCGAGGCCATCACCCGCGATTCGAAAAAAGTCGGCACCACCGGCGAAGAAGTCGACCTGGCGCTGCTGGTAGACGGCCTGCAAGCCGAACGTGAGCAGGGCATCACCATCGATGTCGCCTACCGCTACTTCTCCACTGCCAAGCGCAAGTTCATCATCGCCGACACCCCTGGCCACGAGCAGTACACCCGCAACATGGCCACCGGTGCGTCGACGTGCGACCTGGCGATCATCCTGGTCGATGCCCGCTACGGTGTGCAGACTCAGACCCGCCGCCACAGCTACATCGCATCGCTGTTGGGCATCAAACACATCGTGGTTGCGGTCAACAAGATGGACCTCAAGGGCTTCGATGAAGAAGTCTTCGAGTCGATCAAGGCCGATTACCTGAAATTCGCCGACGCCATCAACCTGACGCCGAGCAGCCTGCACTTCGTGCCGATGTCCGCACTCAAAGGCGACAACGTGGTCAACCACAGCGATCGCTCGCCGTGGTACGCCGGCCCGACGCTGATGGAAATCCTCGAAACCGTCGAGGTGTCGGCCGACCGCAACTTCACCGATCTGCGTTTCCCGGTGCAGTACGTCAATCGTCCGAACCTGAACTTCCGTGGCTTCGCCGGCACCCTCGCCAGTGGCGTGGTGCACAAGGGCGATGAAATCGTTGTGCTGCCTTCGGGCAAGAGCAGCCGGGTCAAGTCCATCGTCACCTACGAAGGTGAACTGCAAAGCGCTGGCCCAGGCCAGGCCGTGACTCTGACCATGGAAGATGAGATCGATATCTCCCGTGGCGACCTGCTGGTGCACGCCGATAACGTGCCGCCGGTGACCGACCAGTTCGACGCCATGCTGGTGTGGATGGCCGAAGAGCCGATGTTGCCGGGCAAGAAATACGACATCAAGCGCGCCACCAGCTACGTACCGGGCTCGATCGCCAGTATCACCCACAAGGTCGATGTGAACACCCTGGAACAAGGGGCTGCAAGCGCCCTGCAACTGAACGAGATCGGCCGGGTCAAGGTGGCGCTGGACGCCTCGATCGCACTGGACGGCTATGACAGTAACCGCACCACTGGCGCATTCATCGTCATCGACCGCCTGACCAACGGCACCGTCGGTGCCGGCATGATCATCGCACCGCCCGTTCTGCCGCACGGCAGCACTGGCCAGCATGGCAAGCAGGCACACGTCTCCACCGAAGAGCGCGCCTTGCGCTTCGGTCAGCAGCCGGCGACTGTGCTGTTCAGCGGGCTGTCGGGGGCGGGTAAGAGCACCCTGGCCTATGCCGTAGAGCGCAAGCTGTTCGACATGGGCCGTGCAGTGTACGTGCTCGATGGCCAGAACCTGCGCCATGACCTGAACAAGGGCCTGCCTCAGGACCGCGCTGGCCGCACCGAGAATTGGCGCCGCGCCGCTCATGTGGCGCGTCAGTTCAACGAAGCCGGCCTGCTCACCTTGGCTGCGTTCGTTGCCCCGGATGCCGAAGGCCGCGAACAGGCCAAGGCGCTGATTGGCAAGGACCGCCTGGTGACCGTTTACGTTCAGGCCTCGCCGCTGGTGTGCCGCGAGCGTGACCCACAGGGCCTGTATGCTGCCGGTGGCGACAACATCCCGGGCGAGAGCTTCCCGTTCGATGTGCCGCTGGATGCCGACCTGGTGATCGATACCCAGAGCGTCAGTGTTGAAGACGGTGTGAAGCTGGTGCTGGATGTGCTGCGTCAGCGTGGCGCGATCTAA
- a CDS encoding Lrp/AsnC family transcriptional regulator produces MPSSLDRTDRALLAALQNNARLTVSELADQVSLTTSPCWRRVKLLEDNGYITAYQAILSPKSLGFGVTAFVSIMMDSHSKETALAFEQRLMEIPEIVACHNVSGRYDFLLEILARDLESFGEFAREVLQRLPGVKEIYSSFSYKSVKFDRVIPVCEKYI; encoded by the coding sequence ATGCCTTCGAGCCTAGACCGCACCGACCGCGCCCTACTCGCGGCCTTGCAGAACAATGCCCGCCTTACCGTTTCCGAACTCGCCGACCAGGTTTCGCTGACCACCTCGCCTTGCTGGCGGAGGGTCAAGCTGCTGGAAGACAACGGGTACATAACCGCTTACCAGGCCATTCTCTCGCCCAAATCGCTGGGGTTCGGGGTGACGGCGTTTGTCAGCATCATGATGGATTCGCATTCCAAAGAGACTGCGTTGGCGTTCGAGCAGCGGTTGATGGAGATTCCGGAGATCGTGGCCTGCCATAACGTCTCGGGGCGTTATGACTTCCTCTTGGAGATATTGGCGCGAGACCTTGAGTCTTTTGGAGAGTTTGCCCGGGAGGTGCTGCAGCGGCTGCCGGGGGTGAAGGAGATTTATTCGAGCTTTTCCTATAAATCCGTCAAGTTCGACCGGGTGATACCTGTATGCGAAAAATATATTTGA
- a CDS encoding methionine gamma-lyase has product MRDSHNNTGFSTRAIHHGYDPLSHGGALVPPVYQTATYAFPNVEYGAACFAGEQGGHFYSRISNPTLALLEQRMASLEGGEAGLALASGMGAITSTLWTLLRPGDELIVGPTVYGCTFAFMHHGIGEFGVKIRHVDLNDTQALKAAITHKTRMIYFETPANPNMRLVDIAAVAEAARGHDLHVVVDNTYCTPYLQRPLELGADLVVHSATKYLSGHGDITAGLVIGRKALVDRIRYEGLKDMTGAVLSPHDASLLMRGIKTLALRMDRHCANAQQIAQYLERHSLVELIQYPGLPSFPQHELAQRQMRLPGGMIAFELKGGIEAGRRFMNALQLFARAVSLGDAESLAQHPASMTHSSYTPEQRAHHGISEGLVRLSVGLEDVEDLLADIEQALHVCA; this is encoded by the coding sequence ATGCGCGACTCCCATAACAACACCGGTTTTTCCACCCGCGCCATCCACCATGGGTACGATCCGCTTTCCCACGGCGGCGCGCTGGTGCCACCGGTTTACCAGACTGCAACGTATGCCTTCCCCAACGTCGAATACGGCGCAGCATGCTTTGCCGGGGAGCAGGGTGGGCACTTCTACAGCCGCATCTCCAACCCGACCCTGGCCTTGCTGGAGCAGCGCATGGCGTCGCTTGAAGGGGGCGAGGCGGGCCTGGCGCTGGCGTCTGGGATGGGCGCCATCACCTCGACGTTGTGGACATTGCTGCGCCCCGGTGACGAACTGATCGTCGGGCCCACGGTGTATGGCTGCACCTTTGCCTTTATGCACCATGGCATTGGTGAGTTTGGGGTGAAGATCCGCCATGTCGACCTCAACGACACCCAGGCGCTAAAAGCAGCGATCACCCACAAGACCCGGATGATCTACTTCGAAACCCCGGCTAATCCGAACATGCGCCTGGTGGATATCGCGGCCGTGGCTGAAGCGGCGAGGGGCCATGACTTGCATGTAGTGGTCGACAACACCTACTGCACGCCCTACCTGCAACGGCCGCTGGAACTGGGTGCCGATCTAGTGGTGCACTCGGCAACCAAATACCTCAGTGGCCATGGTGACATCACCGCTGGCTTGGTGATCGGGCGCAAGGCGTTGGTTGACCGTATCCGCTACGAAGGGCTCAAGGACATGACCGGTGCTGTGCTATCACCACATGATGCCTCCTTGTTGATGCGTGGTATCAAGACCCTTGCGTTGCGCATGGACCGCCACTGCGCCAATGCCCAGCAGATTGCCCAGTACCTTGAACGCCACTCACTGGTCGAGCTGATTCAGTATCCAGGGCTGCCGTCGTTCCCTCAGCACGAACTGGCACAACGGCAGATGCGTTTGCCTGGCGGTATGATTGCATTCGAGCTCAAAGGCGGCATCGAGGCGGGGCGGCGGTTCATGAATGCTCTGCAGCTTTTCGCCCGGGCCGTCAGCCTTGGCGACGCCGAGTCACTGGCGCAACATCCTGCCAGCATGACCCATTCGAGCTACACGCCTGAACAACGCGCGCACCACGGCATCTCTGAGGGCCTGGTGCGCTTGTCGGTGGGGCTTGAGGACGTGGAGGACTTGCTGGCAGATATAGAGCAGGCACTGCATGTTTGCGCATGA
- a CDS encoding YhcB family protein, protein MELSLLVWLLPTLALVIGVAVGFIVARLLPNAAPSSTQRQLDDIQQRFDNYQNQVVTHFNSTAVLVKKLTQSYQDVQDHLADGANHLALDELTRQRLLAALHSESAQGPRDRLTPPKDTAEVPRDYAPKSPNSPGMLDESYGLKR, encoded by the coding sequence GTGGAACTCTCGCTCCTTGTTTGGTTGTTGCCAACTTTGGCCTTGGTCATCGGTGTGGCGGTCGGTTTCATCGTGGCCCGCCTGCTGCCCAACGCAGCGCCCAGCAGCACTCAGCGTCAGCTGGACGATATTCAACAGCGCTTCGACAATTACCAGAACCAGGTGGTTACTCACTTCAACAGCACTGCGGTACTGGTCAAGAAACTGACCCAGAGCTATCAGGACGTACAGGATCACCTGGCCGACGGTGCCAACCACCTGGCCCTGGATGAGCTGACCCGTCAGCGCCTGCTCGCCGCTCTGCATTCCGAAAGCGCCCAGGGGCCGCGTGACCGCTTGACCCCGCCGAAGGACACTGCCGAAGTGCCACGTGACTATGCACCCAAGTCGCCGAACTCGCCGGGCATGCTCGACGAGAGCTACGGGCTCAAACGCTGA
- a CDS encoding alpha/beta hydrolase has translation MLVRETPLLIDGPIGQLEALYLDVADARGAVLICHPNPVQGGTMLNKVVSTLQRTARDAGFVTLRFNYRGVGQSAGSHDMGAGEVADAEAAAAWLRAKHPELPLVLMGFSFGGFVATSLAGRLEAQGVELQQLFMIAPAVMRLTADFPPPQRCAITVVQPDADEVVDPQLVYQWSDALGRPHELLKVAECGHFFHGKLTDLKDLLLPRLSN, from the coding sequence TTGCTTGTTCGCGAAACCCCCTTGCTCATCGATGGCCCGATCGGCCAGCTCGAAGCCTTGTATCTGGATGTGGCCGACGCTCGCGGTGCGGTGCTGATCTGCCACCCCAACCCGGTCCAGGGCGGCACCATGCTCAACAAGGTTGTTTCGACCCTGCAGCGCACCGCCCGCGACGCGGGCTTTGTGACCTTGCGCTTCAACTACCGCGGTGTCGGCCAAAGTGCCGGCAGCCATGACATGGGCGCTGGCGAGGTGGCCGATGCCGAGGCTGCGGCGGCGTGGCTGCGCGCCAAGCACCCGGAACTGCCGCTGGTGCTGATGGGCTTTTCGTTCGGCGGCTTTGTCGCCACCAGCTTGGCCGGGCGCCTTGAAGCGCAGGGTGTGGAGCTGCAGCAGCTGTTCATGATCGCCCCGGCGGTGATGCGCCTGACTGCTGACTTCCCGCCGCCACAGCGCTGTGCGATCACCGTCGTGCAGCCAGACGCCGATGAAGTCGTCGATCCGCAACTGGTTTACCAATGGTCCGACGCACTGGGGCGCCCCCATGAGCTGCTGAAAGTGGCAGAATGCGGACACTTCTTCCATGGCAAGCTGACCGATCTGAAGGATCTGCTGCTGCCGCGCCTTTCGAACTGA
- a CDS encoding tryptophan--tRNA ligase encodes MTTRILTGITTTGTPHLGNYAGAIRPAIVASQQPGVDSFYFLADYHALIKCDDPLRIQRSRLEIAATWLAGGLDPAKVTFYRQSDIPEIPELTWLLTCVAAKGLLNRAHAYKASVDKNLENGEDPDAGVTMGLYSYPVLMAADILMFNANKVPVGRDQIQHVEMARDIGQRFNHLFGQGKDFFALPEAVIEESVATLPGLDGRKMSKSYDNTIPLFTSAKDMKDAISRIVTDSRAPGQAKDPDNSHLFTLFQAFATPAQCAEFRDELLQGLGWGEAKQRLFQLLDGQLAEKREHYHQLIARPADLEDILLAGAAKARKIATPFLEQLREAVGLRSFRSSVQANTEVKKKAAKTARFVSFRDEDGSFRFRLLAADGEQLLLSRGFADGKSAGAVSKQLQQGGEADVRIEGLSFGLWLNGEQVADGPQFDTTQARDVAITNVREALTPAQDV; translated from the coding sequence ATGACCACGCGCATCCTCACCGGTATCACCACCACCGGCACCCCGCACCTGGGTAACTACGCTGGCGCCATCCGCCCGGCGATCGTCGCCAGCCAACAGCCTGGCGTCGACTCGTTCTACTTCCTGGCCGACTACCACGCTCTGATCAAATGCGACGACCCGCTGCGCATTCAGCGCTCGCGCCTTGAAATCGCCGCCACCTGGCTGGCCGGCGGGCTGGACCCGGCCAAGGTGACGTTCTACCGTCAGTCCGACATCCCCGAAATCCCTGAGCTGACCTGGCTGCTGACATGCGTTGCCGCCAAAGGCCTGCTCAACCGTGCTCATGCCTACAAGGCCTCGGTGGACAAGAACCTGGAAAACGGTGAGGACCCGGATGCTGGGGTGACCATGGGGCTGTACAGCTATCCGGTGTTGATGGCTGCAGACATTCTGATGTTCAACGCCAACAAGGTGCCGGTCGGCCGTGACCAGATCCAGCACGTGGAAATGGCCCGCGATATCGGTCAGCGCTTCAACCACCTGTTCGGCCAGGGCAAGGATTTCTTCGCCCTGCCGGAGGCTGTGATCGAGGAAAGCGTGGCGACCTTACCTGGTCTGGACGGTCGCAAAATGTCCAAGAGCTACGACAACACCATCCCGCTATTCACCAGCGCCAAGGACATGAAAGATGCTATTTCGCGCATCGTCACTGATTCGCGCGCCCCTGGCCAAGCCAAGGACCCGGACAACTCGCACCTGTTCACCTTGTTCCAGGCCTTCGCGACGCCAGCGCAGTGCGCCGAGTTCCGCGATGAGCTGCTGCAGGGCCTGGGCTGGGGCGAAGCCAAACAGCGCCTGTTCCAGCTGCTCGACGGCCAGCTGGCCGAGAAACGCGAGCATTATCACCAGCTGATCGCTCGCCCGGCGGACCTCGAGGATATCCTCCTGGCCGGCGCCGCCAAGGCCCGCAAGATCGCCACTCCATTCCTCGAGCAGCTGCGTGAGGCTGTTGGCCTGCGCTCGTTCCGTAGCAGCGTGCAGGCCAACACTGAAGTGAAGAAGAAAGCCGCCAAGACTGCGCGCTTCGTTAGCTTCCGTGACGAAGACGGTAGCTTCCGCTTCCGTTTGCTGGCTGCCGATGGCGAACAATTGCTGCTGTCGCGCGGCTTCGCCGACGGCAAGAGTGCTGGTGCCGTGAGCAAGCAACTGCAACAGGGTGGCGAAGCTGATGTGCGTATCGAGGGCCTGAGCTTCGGCCTGTGGCTCAACGGCGAGCAGGTTGCCGATGGGCCACAATTCGACACCACCCAGGCCCGTGACGTGGCCATTACTAACGTGCGCGAGGCCCTGACCCCGGCCCAGGACGTATAA